GCGCTCCGCGCTTGCGGAATTGTCGAAGCGCGAACCCGGCGGCGCACGCGAACTGCTCGGCGCCGGCGTGCTGCTCGGCGTCGTGCTGGCCGTGTCGATTTCGTTGCAGCAGATCGGCCTGCAATACACGAAGGTTGCCAACGCCGGCTTCATCAGTTCGTTGTACGTGGTGCTCGTGCCGATGCTCGGCATGCTGTTTCGTCATCGAACGGGATTTGGCACGTGGCTCGGTGCGACGCTCGCCGCGCTCGGGATGTATTTTCTGAGCGTCAACGAACACTTCTCGATCCTGTACGGCGACTGGTACCAGCTGGCCGGTGCATTGGTAATTTCCGTCCAGATGATGCTGGTCGGCCGCTTCGCGCTGCGGCACGACACACTCATGCTGGCGCTCGTGCAGTTCGTGACTTGCGGGCTCGCATGTCTGGCGATCGGCCTCGTGATCGAGCCGGTCAGTCTTGCGGTGATCGAGCGTGCCGCGCCGACGATTCTGTACGGCGGTGCGCTGTCGGTGGGCATTGCTTATACGATTCAGGTGGTTGCGCAAAAGTACGCGGCGCCCTCGCACGCCGCGGTGATCTTCAGTATGGAAGGCGTTTTCGCCGCGCTCGCCGGATGGCTGGTGCTCGGCGAAACACTGTCGGCGCGCGCGCTCTTTGGATGCGCGCTCATGCTCGCCGGTTTGATTGTGTGTCAGGTGATGCCCGCCCCGCGACGCGGGAACGAACGTGATCGCTTGCCTCACGAAGCGTGAGGGCTTAGCCAGTCGCGCGCGCCCACTACCGTTAAGCAGCCCGCGGCTGCGCGAACACCTTGGGTGTATCTGCGGTAGGTGGAAACACACACCAGCAGCCATCGTCGTGACGAAAGAAAAAGAGACCACGCGATCCGGCTTCGACAGAAGTCTCCACGCGCACATAACGCCTGCCGCCCAGACGGGTGCGACTGAATTCGGTGACGTGAACCGGAACGGAGGGCCCCGGCGCCAGCCATTTCTCGACCAGAAATCGCAGCGATTGTTCGCTTGCGGCTCTCATGATCCGCTCCGGGCCGGTTTGTCGTGACTCGCCTCGCGTGCCGCTTCGTTGCTTTCGTCGCTATCGGCGCCCTCGTCGTCACGCTCGGACGCGGCGAGGGATATGGCCCGATTGGTGGCCGCCGCCCGCAGCGTAGTGCAGTGGCTGGCATGTCTGATATCCGAGAGAAGACGGACTAGCTGTCGTGCTGTTCTGCGTTTCATTGCACACCCCCGCACTGCACCAATAACCTCAGAAAACACTTTAACTCTATGCCTGGATCGGGCGTTGCTGAAATGATTTTGACTAAATAGCAACAGTTGCGCTTGCAAAAACTTCGACGCAATCTTTGTACCTTTCAACTTCAATGTGCGCGTGCGGGGGGACTCGGTCTGTACGCTGGCGAGCGCATAACATCGACGAAAAACCCACTCTGCCGCCCGGCGAAACATGGCGGGATGGGCAAGTTATCCACAATTGCCTATGAATAACTTCGGGATAGCGCATCGGACAGCCTGTGTGCGAAATCTTGATAAGACGCGACGCGAGGCAAGCCCCGTCAAAGTTATCCCGGCTTTGTAGTTTTTCTACAGATATGTTCCGCAGGGTTATGGTTTTCGCAAGACCTTGATGTAACCGGGAAATTGAGAGTTATCCACAGACGGGGTTAACCCTTGTTAACTATTACTACATATATATACGGCTGAAGTAAAAGACATAGGATAAGTATCGCTTCGTGATCAGATCGAAGGCTGATCAGGTCTTGACCAGACTGGACCCCACCGGCGACGGCAGATGCTTCACGGCGCTACGCCGGCCCCGCTTGCGGGTTGTGCCGAGGCAGCCTTGTCGATTGCGTCAGGCAGATCGGGAAGCGGCGCGGGAATCGTCGCTTCGACAGGCACCGGCAACATACGCGTCTCGATACGGCTGTTCGCAACCGGCTGCGTACGCACCACGGTTTGCAAATAGTGATCGACGAGGCCGAAGAAACGATCGTAGAACTTGCCCGACGGGATGGTTTCGCTCGAAATCTTGACCATCGCGTCGTTGTTCGAACGGATCGGCAACGACAGCGAACCCAGCACGCTTAGGCCGACGCTCGCCGACGTATCGCTTTTCTTCAGCGCAAAACCGTTTTGCACAGCATTGACATAGACGATGCTCGTATCGCTCGCCTCTTCCCCCGGCGTACACACCACATGAAATTCGACAACGACGTGCGTATCGCCGGTCGGCTGGAAGTTTTTTGTCCCGTCGACGGTATCCGTGCGCGTCATCGTCGTCAGATAGCCTTGGCTCAGGAGCGCGCGGCGCGCGGCCTCGCAGGTATCCGTGGTGCTCGAGTTGAAATTTCGCGCGTAAGGGCTCGCGCCCGTTTCGAACAATTCCTGCTGGAATTTCGGCTGCGGCGCGCTGCTGCACGCGGCAAGTGTCAGCAAGCCGAGAAGCGAAGCGGCAGTGGCTTTGGAAAACGAGGTGGACATGGTCGATCGGAAGAGGCGCGGCGTGAGCTCGAATGGGAAAGCATTGTAGAGCCGTTGCCAGGTGTGCGTAAAAAGCGCGCAGCGCTCGCTCCGCGCCGCCTTACACGACAGACGTGACGACGCAATCCGCGGCTTTGGCGCGGGCGCACGACAAGGGGGAAATAAAAGGAAGCTGCCGCTCAGTGCGGCGTTGCAGGCGATGCGCTTTGCAGTGCCGCCGCGCCGTTCACACTTTTCACGCTGACGGTATCGGCGGCCGGTATCGTGAACGCGTCGGCCCAATTGCCCGGCGCCGCGCAACGGTCGGCCTCGCACAGACTGGCTTGTGCGTCCGGATGCGACGCGACGTCTTTCGGCCCGGCGACGTCGGCGAAATCGTCGACACGCAAGCTCACCTTCTTCGCGTAGGCCTGCGAGCCGCCGTAGCTCTTGAGCGCCGCGCTCAGGTCGCCATTTGCCGATCGCATGTAACCGTAGAGGATCGCCGAGCCCACGTCGATGTTCGTGGTCGGCTCAGTGAGGTCCTTGACGTTCCTCAGCAACCCGCGGTGGGCGCCCGGCACCACCTGCATCAGCCCGGTCGCGCCGTTGGCGCCCTTGGCCTTTTCCTTGAAGCGGGATTCGATCGAGATGATCGCCAGCAGGAGAGCCGGCGGCAGTGAATATTTCGACGCGGCGGACTGCACCGCGTCCGAAATCTTTTGAGCTTTTTCCTTTGCCAGACCGAATTTCTGCGTCAGATACGTGGACATGCGGTCACTGTTTTCGTCGGCCGTTGCGGTTTGCATCAGGCCGAGCGAAAGCACGATCAGGCAAAGTAACCGGCTCATAACGGAGGACGGGGAAAAGAGGGGATTTGCGCATTATAGCTCTGCCCCCAAAAGAGGCACCAACGCGGCCAAAGTTCATCTGAAGAAAGGCGCCGGTTGGTGCGTGCGCGTTTGCTATTTCGACTGCGTCGGTTTCAGTACGTAATCGTCGTTCAGGGTGGCGAGGAAAGCGGCGACGTCGTCGATATCCCGCTCCGACCACACGGGGCGCTCACCTGCTTTGCGCGTGAGCGGCTCGTCGGTCGTATCCACATTCACACGCAACGCAACCGGCAAATCGTTGAATTTGTCGACCTTGCCGTGCGCGTCTTTCGGATACCACTTCGCCGGATTCGTATCGCGCTGCACGTAGAAACGCAGCGCGTCCTTCAGCGTGTGGAAGCGGCCATTGTGGAAGAACACCTGACGCGTCGCCGTGTTCCGCAGCGATACCGACTTGAAG
The sequence above is drawn from the Paraburkholderia sp. BL23I1N1 genome and encodes:
- a CDS encoding DMT family transporter, which translates into the protein MKPDTRQHLRANLLMLIAAMIWGSAFVAQRLSLDAIGPFLFTGLRFLLGALVVLTMIVCVRRSALAELSKREPGGARELLGAGVLLGVVLAVSISLQQIGLQYTKVANAGFISSLYVVLVPMLGMLFRHRTGFGTWLGATLAALGMYFLSVNEHFSILYGDWYQLAGALVISVQMMLVGRFALRHDTLMLALVQFVTCGLACLAIGLVIEPVSLAVIERAAPTILYGGALSVGIAYTIQVVAQKYAAPSHAAVIFSMEGVFAALAGWLVLGETLSARALFGCALMLAGLIVCQVMPAPRRGNERDRLPHEA
- a CDS encoding DUF2242 domain-containing protein; translated protein: MSTSFSKATAASLLGLLTLAACSSAPQPKFQQELFETGASPYARNFNSSTTDTCEAARRALLSQGYLTTMTRTDTVDGTKNFQPTGDTHVVVEFHVVCTPGEEASDTSIVYVNAVQNGFALKKSDTSASVGLSVLGSLSLPIRSNNDAMVKISSETIPSGKFYDRFFGLVDHYLQTVVRTQPVANSRIETRMLPVPVEATIPAPLPDLPDAIDKAASAQPASGAGVAP
- a CDS encoding lytic transglycosylase domain-containing protein, which produces MSRLLCLIVLSLGLMQTATADENSDRMSTYLTQKFGLAKEKAQKISDAVQSAASKYSLPPALLLAIISIESRFKEKAKGANGATGLMQVVPGAHRGLLRNVKDLTEPTTNIDVGSAILYGYMRSANGDLSAALKSYGGSQAYAKKVSLRVDDFADVAGPKDVASHPDAQASLCEADRCAAPGNWADAFTIPAADTVSVKSVNGAAALQSASPATPH